CGATCTTGCGCTCGTAGGCGCTCATCGGCTCGAGGGCAACAGTTCCACCGGTTTCCTTGACCTTGGCAACGGCGTCTTCGGCGATCTGCTGAAGAACCCCGGCGCGTTCCTTCCGGTAACCGTTGATGTCCAACACCAAGCGGGAACGGCTTTCAGTAGCCGAAAGAACGGATAACCGGGTCAGCTCCTGCAGAGCTTCGAGGACCTCACCGTCGCGACCTACCAGGCTGTCCAGGGCCGCAGATTCTTCATCGGCGACGATAGAGATGTACGTGCGGCCGTTCCGGACCTCAATGTCGATGTCACCATCGATATCAGCGATGTCAAGGAGTTCCTCGAGGTAGTCGGCAGCGATGTCGCCTTCCTCTTCCAGACGACTGGCCGTCTTGGACAGTGACTCTTCCTGCACGTCGTCCTGTTCCTCAGTCACGGCGGCAGTTACATCTTCAGTGCTCTCAGCAGACATTACTTCTTCTTCCTGTTCTTACGTTGTGGCTGGACGCGCTGGGCCCTGATCTCAGCCGCAGCAGCAGCGGCCGCAGCCTCGGCGTCGTCGTCCTTCTTCTTGCCACCCAGCAACGGCGGCAGGCCCTTCGCGGCGCGGCGCTCCTCCAAGGCCTTGGCTGCCGGGGAACCCGGGGTAGGCATGCGGCGGATAACGAAGAATTGCTGGCCCATGGTCCAGAGGTTGGTGGTGGTCCAGTAGATGAGGACACCGATGGGGAAGTTGATACCACCGATACCGAACACGAGCGGCAGGATGTAGAGCATCATCTTCTGCTGGCGCATGAACGGGCTGGCCAAGGCTTCCTCGGACATGTTCTTGGCCATGATCTGCTTCTGCGTGATGAACTGCGAAGCTGTCATGGCAAGGATCATGACGATGGAGAGGGTCCAGACAGCAACCTCGCTGCCAGCTGCACCGCCGTGAAGCAAAGATGCTGACAACGGCGCACCGAAGATGCTCGACTGATCGAACTGAACAACCTGATCGTGGCTCAGCGCACCAATGCCTTCACCAGCGTTCTTGGCAGTCGAAATACCAGAGAGCACCTGGAACAGCGCGAAGAAGAACGGCATCTGGATGAGCATGGGCAAACATGCGGAGAACGGGTTGGTGCCGTGCTTCTTGTACAGGGCCATCTGCTCCTGTGCCATGGCCTGGCGGGAGAGCTGATCGGTCTTGCCCTTGTACTTGGTCTGCAGCTTCTTCAAGTCAGGCTGCAGCAGTTGCATTCCGCGCTGGGCCTTGATCTGCTTCACGAACACGGGGATCAGGGCGGCACGGATCACCAACACGAGGCCGATGATCGACAGCGTCCACGTCCAGCCATTGGCGGCTGGCAGGCCGATGAAGCTC
This window of the Arthrobacter sp. StoSoilB5 genome carries:
- a CDS encoding R3H domain-containing nucleic acid-binding protein yields the protein MSAESTEDVTAAVTEEQDDVQEESLSKTASRLEEEGDIAADYLEELLDIADIDGDIDIEVRNGRTYISIVADEESAALDSLVGRDGEVLEALQELTRLSVLSATESRSRLVLDINGYRKERAGVLQQIAEDAVAKVKETGGTVALEPMSAYERKIVHDAVADLGFVSESEGEGAGRHIVVSAD
- the yidC gene encoding membrane protein insertase YidC, with amino-acid sequence MDFFGTIMFPFKWLVSIIMVGFHDGLSFIGLPAANGWTWTLSIIGLVLVIRAALIPVFVKQIKAQRGMQLLQPDLKKLQTKYKGKTDQLSRQAMAQEQMALYKKHGTNPFSACLPMLIQMPFFFALFQVLSGISTAKNAGEGIGALSHDQVVQFDQSSIFGAPLSASLLHGGAAGSEVAVWTLSIVMILAMTASQFITQKQIMAKNMSEEALASPFMRQQKMMLYILPLVFGIGGINFPIGVLIYWTTTNLWTMGQQFFVIRRMPTPGSPAAKALEERRAAKGLPPLLGGKKKDDDAEAAAAAAAAEIRAQRVQPQRKNRKKK